In a genomic window of Methanorbis rubei:
- the ilvN gene encoding acetolactate synthase small subunit: MTKKEVLSVLVDNHSGVLARVASLFGRRGYNIDSLTVSATNDPDISRITIVVSGDEAVINQIISQTRKLEETRDIFALNDCRSLLRELLLVKLSANESKRSAIREVAEVYGATIVDLSVDSMIVELTGAPSKIDAFLGVIGEYDIVEMCRTGITALERGIKK, encoded by the coding sequence ATGACGAAAAAAGAAGTACTCTCCGTTCTCGTGGACAACCATTCCGGAGTTCTTGCCCGCGTGGCAAGCCTCTTTGGAAGACGCGGCTACAACATTGACTCACTCACGGTATCTGCGACAAACGATCCTGATATCTCGCGGATCACCATCGTCGTCTCTGGCGACGAGGCGGTCATCAACCAAATCATCAGCCAGACCCGCAAACTTGAAGAGACCCGCGACATCTTCGCACTCAACGACTGCCGTTCCCTTCTGCGTGAACTGCTGCTCGTGAAACTTTCGGCAAACGAATCAAAACGCAGTGCGATCCGTGAGGTTGCCGAAGTTTACGGGGCTACCATTGTCGACCTTTCGGTTGACAGCATGATTGTAGAACTGACCGGTGCGCCGAGTAAGATCGACGCATTTCTTGGAGTGATTGGCGAATACGACATCGTTGAGATGTGCCGCACGGGCATTACCGCCCTCGAACGCGGAATTAAAAAATAA
- the ilvC gene encoding ketol-acid reductoisomerase codes for MVTMYYDTDCNLGLLDKKTVAVIGYGSQGHAHAQNLKDSGVNVVVGLRKDSASRAKAEAAGLKVMEVADAAKAADLIMMLVPDEQQADIYTSQIAPNLTEGNVLMFAHGFNIHFKQIAPPTNVDVIMVAPKGPGHTVRSQYTEGRGVPGLIAIHQDASGKAREYALAYACGIGAGRAGIIETSFREETETDLFGEQAVLCGGVTELMKAGFDTLVKAGYAPEMAYFECVHEMKLIVDLINSGGFSFMRYSISDTAEYGDYRTGRRIITDETRKEMEKVLREIQDGTFASEWVTENRAGRRAKFLATRQLESEHQVEKVGAKLRKMMCWLKK; via the coding sequence ATGGTAACAATGTACTATGACACAGACTGCAACTTAGGACTCCTCGACAAAAAGACCGTGGCCGTTATCGGTTACGGCAGCCAGGGACACGCACACGCTCAGAACCTCAAAGACAGCGGCGTAAACGTGGTGGTTGGTCTTCGCAAGGACTCAGCATCCAGAGCAAAAGCAGAGGCAGCAGGCCTGAAAGTAATGGAAGTCGCAGACGCTGCAAAGGCAGCTGATCTCATTATGATGCTCGTTCCTGACGAGCAGCAGGCTGACATCTACACCTCCCAGATTGCCCCGAACTTAACCGAAGGCAATGTGCTGATGTTCGCACACGGATTCAACATCCACTTCAAACAGATTGCACCGCCAACAAACGTTGATGTTATTATGGTTGCCCCAAAGGGACCGGGACACACTGTCCGCAGCCAGTACACCGAAGGACGCGGTGTTCCTGGTTTAATTGCTATCCATCAGGATGCATCCGGCAAGGCCCGCGAGTACGCTCTTGCGTATGCCTGCGGAATTGGTGCAGGCAGAGCAGGCATCATTGAGACCAGTTTCCGCGAAGAGACCGAGACTGATCTGTTCGGTGAGCAGGCTGTTCTCTGCGGCGGTGTGACGGAACTGATGAAGGCCGGATTTGATACGCTCGTTAAAGCAGGCTACGCACCTGAGATGGCATACTTTGAGTGTGTTCACGAGATGAAACTGATTGTGGATCTGATCAACTCAGGCGGATTTTCGTTCATGCGCTACTCGATCTCTGACACTGCCGAGTACGGCGACTACCGTACCGGACGCCGCATCATCACTGATGAGACGAGAAAGGAGATGGAAAAAGTTCTCCGCGAGATTCAGGATGGAACGTTTGCCAGCGAGTGGGTCACGGAGAACCGTGCAGGCCGCCGTGCAAAATTCCTTGCAACCCGCCAGCTCGAGTCCGAGCATCAGGTGGAGAAAGTCGGCGCAAAACTCAGAAAGATGATGTGCTGGTTAAAGAAGTGA
- the ilvD gene encoding dihydroxy-acid dehydratase, giving the protein MLVKEVSAMELRSHTVTRGVERAPNRSLFYAMGYTEEELSRPLIGVVSAYSEIVPGHIHLDKIAEAVKAGVRMAGGTPVLIPSIGVCDGIAMGHSGMKYSLASRELIADSVETMTMAHCFDGLVLVPNCDKIVPGMIMAAARLDIPAVMCSGGPMLAGVEGGDEISLSKLFEAVGARKVNAITDADLNRIEHNACPGCGSCAGMYTANSMNCLAEAIGIALPGNGTIPAVMAARIQLAKHAGMRVMELVEKNITARKILTPAAFKNALASDMALGCSTNSVLHLLAIAHEAGVPLDLSVISSVSAVTPNLCHLAPAGPTHIQDLDAAGGIPAVLAELAKGGFIDTSVMTATGKTLGENIAGVTNKNPNVIRPIDSPYSKTGGIAILWGNIAKEGCVVKRSAVADEMLVHSGSARVFDSEDSAIAAIYAGKIVSGDVVVIRYEGPKGGPGMREMLNPTSALAGMGLDRSVALITDGRFSGASRGASIGHVCPEAAAGGEIGLVAEGDTILIDIPSGKINVLVSDEEFAKRRQAQVMPKPTITSGWLARYARGVDGANVGAVMK; this is encoded by the coding sequence GTGCTGGTTAAAGAAGTGAGTGCGATGGAACTTCGAAGCCATACGGTGACCCGCGGTGTTGAGCGGGCACCGAACCGCTCATTGTTTTACGCAATGGGATATACGGAGGAGGAGCTGTCCCGTCCGCTGATCGGTGTGGTGTCTGCGTACAGCGAGATTGTGCCGGGTCACATTCATCTAGACAAAATTGCCGAAGCAGTGAAGGCCGGTGTCCGCATGGCAGGCGGAACACCTGTTCTGATTCCGTCAATCGGCGTCTGCGATGGCATTGCGATGGGACACTCAGGCATGAAGTACTCGCTTGCAAGCCGCGAACTGATTGCCGACAGTGTTGAGACGATGACGATGGCGCACTGCTTTGACGGTCTTGTGCTTGTGCCAAACTGCGACAAGATTGTGCCGGGCATGATCATGGCTGCGGCACGTCTTGACATTCCTGCGGTGATGTGCAGCGGCGGCCCGATGCTTGCGGGTGTTGAAGGCGGGGATGAGATCAGTTTGTCGAAACTTTTCGAGGCGGTCGGCGCACGAAAAGTGAATGCTATCACGGACGCTGATCTGAACCGGATTGAGCACAATGCATGTCCGGGCTGCGGGTCGTGTGCAGGGATGTACACGGCGAACAGTATGAACTGTCTTGCTGAGGCGATCGGTATTGCTCTCCCCGGCAATGGTACGATTCCTGCGGTGATGGCTGCACGAATTCAGCTGGCAAAGCATGCGGGTATGCGAGTCATGGAGCTTGTGGAGAAAAATATCACGGCACGAAAAATCCTGACTCCTGCGGCGTTCAAGAATGCTCTTGCGAGTGATATGGCGCTTGGATGCAGTACGAACAGTGTGCTGCACCTCTTGGCAATTGCTCATGAGGCTGGTGTTCCGCTGGATCTCTCAGTGATCAGTTCCGTGAGTGCGGTAACGCCGAATCTCTGTCACTTGGCTCCGGCAGGCCCTACGCATATTCAGGATCTGGATGCTGCGGGCGGTATTCCTGCGGTTCTTGCTGAGCTTGCGAAAGGCGGGTTTATCGATACGTCCGTAATGACCGCAACCGGCAAGACGCTTGGCGAGAATATTGCCGGAGTCACAAACAAGAATCCAAACGTTATCCGTCCGATCGATAGTCCGTACAGTAAAACAGGCGGTATTGCGATTCTCTGGGGCAACATTGCAAAGGAAGGCTGTGTGGTAAAGCGCAGTGCTGTTGCTGATGAGATGCTTGTTCACAGCGGATCAGCACGGGTGTTTGATTCGGAAGATTCGGCAATTGCTGCGATTTATGCAGGCAAAATTGTCTCAGGCGATGTGGTTGTTATCCGGTATGAGGGCCCGAAGGGCGGACCCGGTATGCGTGAGATGCTGAATCCGACGTCTGCTCTTGCGGGCATGGGTCTTGATCGGTCTGTTGCGCTGATTACTGACGGCCGGTTCAGCGGTGCAAGCCGCGGAGCTTCGATCGGTCACGTGTGCCCTGAGGCTGCGGCAGGTGGAGAGATTGGTCTTGTTGCGGAAGGCGACACTATCCTGATTGATATCCCATCCGGTAAGATCAATGTTCTCGTGAGCGATGAGGAGTTTGCGAAGCGTCGTCAGGCTCAGGTAATGCCAAAACCAACCATCACCAGCGGCTGGCTGGCACGGTACGCCCGGGGCGTGGACGGTGCCAATGTCGGTGCGGTGATGAAATAA